Within the Actinomycetota bacterium genome, the region TACAGGTCGATGCAGTCGGTTCTCAGCCGGCGCAGGCTCGCCTCGCAGCACTCCTTCAGTCGCTCCGGACGGCAGTCGGGGGTCCATCGGGACGGTCCCGGACGGACCAGGCCACCCTTGGTCGCCACGATCAGGTCGTCCGGGTATGGGTGGAGAGCCTCGGCGATCAGGTTTTCGCTGACCTCCGGACCGTAGGAGTCGGCGGTGTCTATGAAGTTCACGCCGAGCTCCACGACCCGCCGCAGCAACGCCCTGGCCCCCTCGGGATCCGCCGGGGGGCCCCAGATCCCGCGTCCGGTCACGCGCATGGCGCCGAAGCCCATGCGGTGGACTGAGCGGTCGCCGATGCGCACGGTTCCAGCCGCGGCGGCGGGAGCGTGCGTGGTCACGTGTCCTCCGGGGGTCGGGTGAGCTCGACCCTACCGGAGACCCCGCTCGCGAGGCGTGGACCTACGAAGACGCGGTGGTGAGCCTGAATTGACGCCCGCTGGACGAGCTCGGGTTGGCGGCGGTCTGGTGCTCGTTCGTGATCACCGCGAAGATGCTTTCGCAGCCTCCCGAATCGACGCTGACGGCGGCCTGTGCCCCGGGCCCGAGCACCGACGGCAGAGATGTCATCCGCATCGACGTGCCGGTGTCGCAGACGACGCTGCCCCGAAGAAGACCAGCACTGTCCCTGTTGGCGAGGGTCATCGTGTAGGACGCCCCCTCCGGCAGGCGGACCCACGCGATCGCGTAGTCGTCCTTGACGGTGTTGTCGATCGCGCCGTTCAGTCCGGCGGACAGGGGGGCTCCGGGCGGAGCGGCGGCGTCCACGTAACCGGCCGCCTCCTCGAAGCAGTGCGGCAGGGCGTACCCGCCACCGCAGGTCCTGTTGAACCTCACTGCGATCGCGTAGTCGTGGAATGCGGCGCCCAGAGACAGTCCCTTGTTCTGCATCGCCTTCTGCATCGCCGTCAGGTTGTGGGAGCTGCCCTTGCTTGTCTCCTCCCAGAAGTCCTGCATCACCTGCTCGCCTCCGCCGGGAGTCGAGGTGCCGAACCGCTCCGTGAGTCCGCGGAAGGTGATCCAGTACGGGTACGGAGATTGCCCATAGGCCCCCATGGAGTCGCTGAAGGACGGCCACAGGTAGTTGTAATTGTCGTCTGCGCCGTCATAGACCTCGTCTTCCATCCAGGTCGCGCCGCCCTCCGAGAACGCAGCGTCGGGCCGGCCTGAACCGATGAGGGCGCCGTAGCCGAACTGGATGGAATGGTTGAATTCATGCGCCGTGGTGGCGTCCAGTGCCTGTTGGGGCGTCCCCGGGAAACGGGTGTAGTCGGAGCTCAGCCCCATGCAGGAGGCGTAGGCGTCTCCTTCGTTCCACGTCGTGTTCGGGTTGTCACCGACGTCCTCGGTGGCGGCGACATAGCCGTAAAGACCGGCGGCGCCAAAGGTCGGGTCGAGCCGGACGAGATACTTCTGGCCGGTCAGTGGCGGAGCCGCCCATCCGAACTCGTCAACCTGGCTCGACCAGGCCCCCTCCAGCGACTGGAGGTAGGCCTCGACGGTGAGGCCGCCGCCGATCGTCCCCGGCACGTATTCCACGCGGAAATGAGCCGACTCGACCGCGTGCGTGGTGACGAACGGGCCGAAGATCCCGCACAGATCGGCACTCGGGGACAGATCACCCACGAGGTCGTCGAGCGTGGACCGCTGGACCCCGGCGGGCATGGCATCAACTCGTTCACGCAGCTCCAGCAGCGGCAGAGTCCCCTTCCAGGGCGCTGCGGACATGAACGCCGGTGGGAGCTTTGTGGGAGCGGCGATGGCGTAGGCGAGGTACAGGTCGGCCGTGTACCGGTCGACGGTCCCGGACTCCACCGCCCGTTCGATCAGCTGGGGGGTTGTGAGGACTTGCGCAGGCGCAACGGGCAGCCTCTGAGCGGAGGCCGACGCCGGGACCACTGCAGCCAATAGCAGGACGATCAGAGCGAGTCGAACCGGGCGCATGGGGATCTCCTGTTGGGGTCGTAAAAGACTTCGCCCTGCGTGCCCACGTTCCTGCCCGGTTCAGGGTCATCTTCCAGGGCCTGCACCCTTTGCCGAGGCCGGCAGGGATGGCCGTCGGATTGGGTATGTTGGGGGCCGCACTCCCGGCGGCGTGGCCGAGTGGTCAGGCAGGGGACTGCAAATCCCCCCACGGCGGTTCAATTCCGTCCGCCGCCTCCAGCGTCAGCGTTCAATCGCAGCTCTCACCCAAGCCGTCCGGCGGACCTCCCCCGTCTTCGGATGCACCGCCTCCACGACCCCGTCCGGCTCCCATCCCAGCGAACTCAGCTGTTCCACCAGGTCCGCTGTACCCGTACGCACCCGCTCCGCCCGGAGCACCAGCCGGCCCCCCGGCGCAACCACATCCGAAAGCAGATGCGAGACAAGATCGCGCTCCAGTCCCGGCGGAGCGTAGTCCAGCCCCGTGTGGACGACGTCAAACCGCCGGGGCGCAACCCACTTCCTGGCGTCGTCCACGAAGATCCTCGACGCCAGCGGCTCCCCGACACGGCGCCGCGCCAGCCACGCCAGCCGGGATGAGATCTCCAGACCCCAGCACTCGATGCTCCGTCCCCGCTCGGCCCCCCAGCGCTTCAGGCTCTGCATGAGGTACCCGTTCGCGCACCCCACGTCCAGCACTGTGGCGTCTCCTTGGAAGCAGTCCAGGATCAGCTCCCGCGACCAGCGCCACTCGTCCTCGTCGCCGCCCTTCCCCGACTGCAGGCGGGGGTCGGCCGTCAGCAGGTAGGCATCGACGAGTGCCTCCTCGACTGAAGCGGTCCATTGGTCGGCGTTGATGCGTCCGGACCGGAAGTCCTCGGAAGCCGCGTCGATTGCCTCCTGCGCCCATCTCCCGTCCGGCTCCGGCAGCCCCAGCGCCCTGGACGTCCACCACAGCGCCTGTGTCCCGGCTCGTCTCTGGATCCACCGGACCCTCGGCGCGTCCGGCACCGCCTCCAGACCCATCCGGCAGGCCCAGAAACCAGCCAGCAGCGCAGGCAGGCCGCCGTCGCCGGTCCACAGCTCGTCCGGAAGGGGTCCACCTTCGAGCCGAAGGCTGGGAAGAAACCCGGCAACCTCCACCTCCGGGTTGCCGACGGCGGCAGAGTCCCAGTCGACAACGACTGCTCGCCCGGGTAGCAGGCAGAGGTTGTCGGAGCGGATGTCGAAGTGGACCAGTGCCTCTCCCGCCAGATCGGCTCGGCGCTCGGCCTCCAGCAGAACCGGCAGCGTCTCCCGCAGCCAGTCCGGGGAGCACAGGCCGGTTGACAGGAAAGGGTCTGGGTCGGCAGCCACACTCTCCCAGCCGCCTCGGATCCCTGGGACGTCCTCCAGACGTCCCAGGTGCGACGGTGGACGCACGAGCGGGATCTCCCGCAGCACGCTCAGCACCGCCTCCACGTCGGCGTCCTCCCACGGCGGCGGCCAGCGGCCCTCGGACAGGTCCTCCAGGACCATCAGGGGGACGGAGTCGTCCGCGCCGAGCAGGCGCGGGAGAAAGTCGGCCTCGACGGACTCATAGAACCGCCGCTCGACCCGCAGTCTCCGAGCCGACTGCCCCGTCACGCCCGCTTTGACGAAGGCCGAACCCCCCGAAGCCAGCCGGACGACCCACCGCTCCGCGGGCGAGTAGCCACCGTCCGGACGCCGCCACGACTCGACAGGCCCGGCGATCCGCTCGACCGCATGGCGGACCTCGGGCCTCAAATCCGGCTCCCAACGCCGCGATCCGTCCGGGGCTTCATGGTTCGCAAGGCTACTGCCGACAGATAAGTAGCATCAGCGCGAAAGACATGGAGCATCTCGCCGCATGACGAACCGCAGCCGTCGGCTTGCCCCGCGGGGCGAAGCCGGCCAGACGATGGTCGAGACGGTGGCCGCTCTCTTCATCATCGGCATCGGCCTGGTGGCCGTGATCGCCCTGCTCCTTCGGGCCAACACATCGGTGGGTGTAGGCAAGGACCGCAACGTGGCCCTGACGGTGGCCGACTCCTACCTCGAGGACATCCGGGCCCGGCCCTACGACGACATCACCCTCACAAGCCCTCCCACACCGTCCACCGACCAGAACCACCCCAACAGCTCGGTGACCGGCACCACGTACCGATACGACCCGTCGAAACCTCCCGAACCCCTGGTCCTGAACCCGGCCCGCACGACCGGGCTCTCGCCGGGCCCCCTTTCGTTCCCGCCGGGCCCCATCAAAGGAGAGGTCTACCGCTACGTCACGTGTGTGGACGACGCGGCGACACCGGACGTCCAGGACTACAAGAGGGTGACCGTCGTCGCCCGGTGGATGGGTGGACCTCCCGCGCCGTCCAAGCAGGTGAAAATCACGTCGGTCGTGGTGCCCGCGGAGGCGCAGACGCCTTGCTGAGTCCTCGCGCCCGGCTATCCGGCCGCCGGCAGGAGGCCGGGGTGACACTCGTCGAGTTACTAGTCGTGCTCGCGCTGATGCTTCTCATCGCGTCGATCCTGGTGGCGATCATGGTGAGCGCCCAGAAATCGGAGAACAAAGTGAGAGGCCAGGCCGACGTCACCGAAACGATTCGAACGGCGCTGGAGCAGTTCTCCAGGGACGCCCGCCAAGGGGGCGCAGTGACCGCCGCGTCCTGTACCCAGCTGAGCTTCGTCTCCTACTTCAAGTCCTCCACCCCCAGGTCGGTGACATACGACTTCTCCAGCGGAACGCTCTCGCGCAGAATCGGCTCGGGTGCTGCCACCCCGGTGGCGACGGGGCTGGTGTCGGGCAGGTTTGCCTCGCCCGGTCGAATCGAGCCCACGCAAACGCCGATCCTGCACCTTCCGTTGCCGACGGCGACGCCGGCGCCCACGGACACCTGCTTCCCCGCCGGCAGCGCCAAGTCCGTGAGGCTGGAGCTCGCCGGTCTTCCGAAAGGCGCAACTCAGCCCATCACCTTGGGGATCACGGTGGCGATGAGGAATTCGCAGTGAACACTGTCCAGAGGCTTCGGGAGAATGGCGAGGAAGGCGTCTCGTTGGTCTCGGCACTCCTGATCCTCGGCGTCCTGTCGCTGGTTGCCGTCGCGTCGGTCGCGTCCTCCGACCGGATCCTGTCGGGTAACCTCCGCAGCCGCACGCGCGCAGGCGCGATTCACGCTGCGGACGCGGGCATCGAGTACGCGAAGTACAGGCTTCGCCGCGGCCTGCTGACGTCCACCGACCCCAGCGGTCCGTGTGCCTACGAAGCCGGCACCGGCACTCTCACCTGCAATCAGTCGCTGGGCAACAGCCAGTCCTACTCGGTGGTGATAGGGCCGGCTCAGTTCGGCGCCGATTCCAGTGTGACGCGGGTCCTCACGTCGACGGGATCGTCCGGCCCCCGTTTGAAGCGCAAGGTACAGGTCACGATGTACAAGCAACCGGACCCGTTCCGCCTGCCGCTTTTCGCCGATGCGTCAATCAGCATCAACGGAGGCGGACAGATCGACTGGTACGACTCACGCGAGCGCCCCTACGCCGGCACCCCGTCGCCGCCGCACTTCGGCGACGTCAGGTCCAACGGCAACATCACGCTGTCCGGTGGCTCCCGCATCTACGGCTCCGCCACGACCACGGCCACGGGAGTCATCAGCAGGTGCAACAACTGCCAGATCTTCGGGACGACGTCCAATGGCGGGGCGAGGCTGTCGTTCCCGCCTCCGGACGTCAGCCGAGTCGAGACGGCCAACGACAACGCCAGGATCTGCTCCACGGCCGGCGACTGCAGCGGCTCCTACTCGTGGTCCCCGGTCACCAAGGTGCTTTCGGTTTCCGGAGGCTCGGTCCGGCTCAGGTCGGGGACCTACAGCCTGTGCCAGCTCGCAATGAGCGGTGGACAGTCGGTGATCACGCTTGACCCCTCCTCCGGGCCGATCCGCATCTTCATCTCCGGGCCGACCACGGCCCCCTGCGGAACGCTGATCACCCCGCAGCTGGATCCGCTGAACATCACCGGGGGTACCTGGAGGTACCCCGCCGCCCAGTCGGCGCCCGAGTTTCAGACCTATGTGCGCGGCGATTCGGTCGTTCCCACCAGAGTGACACTCAGGTCCGGAAGCAACTATCTGGGAGTGGTGTACGCGCCGCTGTCGGACGTCGCCATCCAGGCCAGCGCCGACCTGTTCGGCAGCTTCAACGGAAAAAGCCTCAGCCTCGGAGGCAACGGCAGCATCCACTTCGACAAGGCCGTTGCGGGCAGCGGGGCCGGTGGCAACCCCTGGCTGCAGACCCTATGGATCGAGGTCTAGGGGGCGCGGTTGCCCCCAGGCCTCCTCCAGGAACGGACCCAGGTGGGCTGCGAGCCGCTCCGGGTGCAGGCGGTACTCGAGGATGGATGAGGCTTGGACGAACCGCCCTCGCGGGAGCAGGCCGGCCAGCTCGCGCGCGTCGTCCATGACGTGCAGCGGGTCCCGGCGGTGTCCGATCACCAGCGCGGGCATCTGCAGGGACTTCAGGCCCGGCTGGTCGTCGGTTGGCAGGCCCGAGGCGATCAGCCCCCGGATAATGGCGACCGCCGATTCCGGGTCCATCGTCGCCACATCACGAATGGCGGCAAGCTCCGGCACCACACTCACCGGCGGCAGCCGCCGAAGGATCCAGGTCGTGCCCCTGACTGTCCGGCCCCCCGCTTCTATCGTCCTGGCGAGTGCGCTGAAGATGCGAGTGGCGGGGGCCCGGCCGCGCTCCAGAACGGGCATCTCCACCACCAGTCCCCTGCACCGCTGCGGATTCGCCAGCGCCGTTGCGATCGCAACGTTGGCGCCGAGCGACAGCCCGCCCACGACCGCCTGCTCGATGCCGAGGTGATCGAGAAGGCAGATCACGTCCGAGCTGAACCCGCGCCAGGTGTACAGCTCAGGATCGACCGGCCTTTCGCTCAGGCCGTGGCCGCGAAGGTCCAGCAGGATCACCCGATGGCCGGGAAGGAGCCTGCGCAGGCGGACGAACATCCGCGACGACCACAGCAGACCGTGCAGCAGAACCAGAGGCCGCCCGGACCCGCGGTCCAGGTAGTGGAGCCTCAGCGAGTCCGTGGGATGCGTGAACGTGGCCACGCACCGAAGCTACCCAAACGAAAGGACGGGGAACCGCGGGTCCCCGTCCTGTTCCCCGCCCTAGAGACTGGCGCAGCGAAGCTCGAGGAGCTCGTCCATCTTCGGGTCCTGCTCCACCAGCTCGTCCGTCAGGACGACCGGCTCGGCAGGCACCATGTCCTCGGCCCCCACCGGCAACGGGAACCCCGTCTCGTCGCGCCCACGAAGCTCTGTGACTTCCATTCGTCCCCCTTCGGAATCCGGCCCGTCGTGGAAGGACTCCGGGGGACGGCTGGAGGTTTCACCCGCGGCGACTTCGCCTCAGACGACGCAGTGGGAGTCGAGCCAGGCAATCACGTCGGAGATCACGCGGTCCTTTTCCGGCTCGTTGAGCACCTCGTGGTACAGGCCGTCGTAGATGGTCAGGGTCTTGTCCGTGACTACCAGCTGGGCGTGCACCTGGGCCGATCCGGACGGGTCGGCGATCACGTCCTGGGAGCCGTGGACCAGGAGTACCGGGATGCTCACGAGCGGGACCGCGTCCGTAACCCGCTGGATTGCCTCGGCCGCCATCATCGTCAGGTCCATCGGGATCCGGTCCGCGAACACGAGGTCGTCGGCCGCGTAGGCCCTCACGACGTCGGGGTCGCGCGACACCGTCTCCGGAGGGACGCCTGCGCTGGTCATGAGCGACTCCATGACGGCGGCTCCCGGGACGATGGCGGTCCCGGACAGCACGGCTCCCGACAGCGTGTCTGCCGGAAGGGCAGCGATCGCTGGGATCGTCAGCAGAGTGCCCATCGAGTGGGCGAGGACAAACGCCGTCGGATGGACCGAAGCTGCGTCGAGGCACAGCTGGGCCACGTCGTCGATCACGGGCTGGAGCTCACCTCCGACGTCGCCCGGGAAGCCGGGCGACTGCCCGTGCCCGCGCAGGTCGCGGGCAATCACGTGGTACCCGGCCGAGTTCAGAGCCCGCGCGACGTGCTCGTAACGCCCCGTGTGCTCAGCCAGGCCGTGAACCAGCGCCACGGCTGCCTTGGGCGACTCGATGGGCCAGGTCCGCTCAAACAGCTGCGACATGTCACCTCCCGACGGCGGCCACCATGCAACCACAACCAATGCGCCGCGAGGCGCACCCGGTTTTGGCCCGCGCCCACTGCCGGAAACGTACCGGTAGACTCGGGGGCCTAGGGCTCTTAGCTCAGGGGGAGAGCGCTTCCTTGACACGGAAGAGGTCACAGGTTCAAATCCTGTAGGGCCCACGAATGGCGCTGGACCAGTTGTGTCCGCGCCGACCGCGCTCCCCTCGCCGCCCCAAACCACCAGTCGCTTCAGAGGCATGAGATGACCGACGAGGCGAGGCTCCCGGGGGGTCACGTTACGGGAGCTGTACGAGTCGCGGATACCGTCCGGCGTCCCATGGGCCCGTGGTCGCCGGCCGTCCACTCGCTTCTCCGCCACTTGGAGACGGTGCGCTTCGAGGGGGCTCCAAGGCTCCTGGGGGTGGACGACCGGGGCCGTGAGGTCCTGGAATTTCTAGAGGGGATGGTGCCGTCGGGACTCACGCCCGACCCCTACGGCTCGACGGACTCCGTTCGTGCTGTGGGCGACCTGCTGAGGCGGTTCCACGAGGCGGTGGCCACATTCGAGCCTTCCGAAAACTCCGTTTGGAGGTTCGCGGCGGGCAGACCCCAGCGCGGCGAACTCATCTGTCACACCGACCCGGCCCCCTGGAACGTCGTCTTCAGGAACGGCAAGCCCGATGCCCTCATCGACTGGGACATGGCTGGTCCCGATGACCCGATTGCAGACGTCGCCTTTGCCGCCGTGCACTTCGTCCCGCTGCACGATGAGGACCGGTGCCGGCAGCTCGGATGGACCACGTCCCCCGCCCGGGGTGAGCGCCTCGTCGCTCTCTGCGAGGGCTACGGGCTGGACGTCATGAGACGCACAAGCCTGCTGGACGAGGCCGTCAAGAGGATGACCCGAATACACGAAGGCTTGAGGCGTGGAGCCGAAACCGGTGATCCAGTGTCGTCGGCACTATGGGCAAGGGGAGTCGGCGAGCTCCCGCTGAGAGACGTGGCCTTCATCGAGGCGCATCGACAAGAACTACAGCAGGTACTCACTTGACCCACCGATAGCACCAGGTGTCTCCCGTAATGGCCCATGAAAACTGCATGCCGGTGGGCGGTTCCGACCGTCCGATTTCGTCCCGAGTGACTATCTGAGGCCCGCCCTGGCCTGTCGATGCCACAGATATGTTCCGAGCCACTTTTGGACATCCGGGTGTGGTACCGGCCACTGCGACCGTCCCAGTCGCAGCGATGAACGGCGGTTCAGATAGATCACAAAGGGGGAGCACATGACCCAAGCCAGGGCCATCTTCGTCGCGATCATCTTCATGTCCATGCTGATGTTTTTTGCGCTGGGCTCAACGATCACGAGGCTGCAGAGCAGCGTTGACGGCCGGGGAACGGCGACCCTCGAACTGAGACAGCAGCTAGCACCGGCCTCCGCCGGCCGCTAGACGCTTCTGCGGGGTCCCGCTGGGGGTGGGGGCCACATCTGAACTCCGCCTCCTTGACGGCGTTGCATACAGACTGTGTGTAATGCCCCACAAAGAAGCGAGCGGGAAAAACCATGCTGCCTCGACAGGAAGCCCTCAGCGGTTACGCCAAGCAGCTGGAGGAGTTTGAAGCCCTCATCCGGTCCCTGAGCGACGAGCAGTGGCGCGCATCCACCCGGTGCGAGGGCTGGAAGGTCTCGGACGTAACGGCTCACGTCGTAGGGACGCTCTCAGAAGTCGTGGCCGGCCGCGCCGCCGGCCTCGGCGAGGCGGGAGCTGTCGACAGGGTTGCCGCCGAACGCAAGGGGATGTCCCAGCAGGAGCTGGTGGACGAGCTTCGGTCATCGCGCGAACAGGCCCAGAAGGCAACGGCC harbors:
- a CDS encoding phosphotransferase, yielding MRPEVRHAVERIAGPVESWRRPDGGYSPAERWVVRLASGGSAFVKAGVTGQSARRLRVERRFYESVEADFLPRLLGADDSVPLMVLEDLSEGRWPPPWEDADVEAVLSVLREIPLVRPPSHLGRLEDVPGIRGGWESVAADPDPFLSTGLCSPDWLRETLPVLLEAERRADLAGEALVHFDIRSDNLCLLPGRAVVVDWDSAAVGNPEVEVAGFLPSLRLEGGPLPDELWTGDGGLPALLAGFWACRMGLEAVPDAPRVRWIQRRAGTQALWWTSRALGLPEPDGRWAQEAIDAASEDFRSGRINADQWTASVEEALVDAYLLTADPRLQSGKGGDEDEWRWSRELILDCFQGDATVLDVGCANGYLMQSLKRWGAERGRSIECWGLEISSRLAWLARRRVGEPLASRIFVDDARKWVAPRRFDVVHTGLDYAPPGLERDLVSHLLSDVVAPGGRLVLRAERVRTGTADLVEQLSSLGWEPDGVVEAVHPKTGEVRRTAWVRAAIER
- a CDS encoding prepilin-type N-terminal cleavage/methylation domain-containing protein gives rise to the protein MDGWTSRAVQAGENHVGRGARGGADALLSPRARLSGRRQEAGVTLVELLVVLALMLLIASILVAIMVSAQKSENKVRGQADVTETIRTALEQFSRDARQGGAVTAASCTQLSFVSYFKSSTPRSVTYDFSSGTLSRRIGSGAATPVATGLVSGRFASPGRIEPTQTPILHLPLPTATPAPTDTCFPAGSAKSVRLELAGLPKGATQPITLGITVAMRNSQ
- a CDS encoding pilus assembly PilX N-terminal domain-containing protein; translation: MNTVQRLRENGEEGVSLVSALLILGVLSLVAVASVASSDRILSGNLRSRTRAGAIHAADAGIEYAKYRLRRGLLTSTDPSGPCAYEAGTGTLTCNQSLGNSQSYSVVIGPAQFGADSSVTRVLTSTGSSGPRLKRKVQVTMYKQPDPFRLPLFADASISINGGGQIDWYDSRERPYAGTPSPPHFGDVRSNGNITLSGGSRIYGSATTTATGVISRCNNCQIFGTTSNGGARLSFPPPDVSRVETANDNARICSTAGDCSGSYSWSPVTKVLSVSGGSVRLRSGTYSLCQLAMSGGQSVITLDPSSGPIRIFISGPTTAPCGTLITPQLDPLNITGGTWRYPAAQSAPEFQTYVRGDSVVPTRVTLRSGSNYLGVVYAPLSDVAIQASADLFGSFNGKSLSLGGNGSIHFDKAVAGSGAGGNPWLQTLWIEV
- a CDS encoding alpha/beta hydrolase, translated to MATFTHPTDSLRLHYLDRGSGRPLVLLHGLLWSSRMFVRLRRLLPGHRVILLDLRGHGLSERPVDPELYTWRGFSSDVICLLDHLGIEQAVVGGLSLGANVAIATALANPQRCRGLVVEMPVLERGRAPATRIFSALARTIEAGGRTVRGTTWILRRLPPVSVVPELAAIRDVATMDPESAVAIIRGLIASGLPTDDQPGLKSLQMPALVIGHRRDPLHVMDDARELAGLLPRGRFVQASSILEYRLHPERLAAHLGPFLEEAWGQPRPLDLDP
- a CDS encoding lysophospholipase, with protein sequence MSQLFERTWPIESPKAAVALVHGLAEHTGRYEHVARALNSAGYHVIARDLRGHGQSPGFPGDVGGELQPVIDDVAQLCLDAASVHPTAFVLAHSMGTLLTIPAIAALPADTLSGAVLSGTAIVPGAAVMESLMTSAGVPPETVSRDPDVVRAYAADDLVFADRIPMDLTMMAAEAIQRVTDAVPLVSIPVLLVHGSQDVIADPSGSAQVHAQLVVTDKTLTIYDGLYHEVLNEPEKDRVISDVIAWLDSHCVV
- a CDS encoding aminoglycoside phosphotransferase family protein, whose protein sequence is MTDEARLPGGHVTGAVRVADTVRRPMGPWSPAVHSLLRHLETVRFEGAPRLLGVDDRGREVLEFLEGMVPSGLTPDPYGSTDSVRAVGDLLRRFHEAVATFEPSENSVWRFAAGRPQRGELICHTDPAPWNVVFRNGKPDALIDWDMAGPDDPIADVAFAAVHFVPLHDEDRCRQLGWTTSPARGERLVALCEGYGLDVMRRTSLLDEAVKRMTRIHEGLRRGAETGDPVSSALWARGVGELPLRDVAFIEAHRQELQQVLT